A window of the Streptomyces sp. NBC_00454 genome harbors these coding sequences:
- the eccE gene encoding type VII secretion protein EccE, producing MATAVRPRAGAPAPARAGVTPYPKSSPGRFGPFRLQQLVLLQVAAAALLVAWVVEPLLLVPAGVLALVLVVLAVVRRHRRSLPEWIGGALALRTRRRRAAATAVPAGTEPGLAPLVEADPALRTLTFSERERDRGRDRRPVGMVGDGTFLTAVVQVDMDATALRPDRAARPLPLALVRDVLEVDGIRLESAQLVQHTQPAPAPHLPAQSMATRNYAPLQSMTGSPAVRITWIALKLDPELCPEAVTARGGGLIGTQRCLVRVADQLASRLAGAGFTATVLTEQELTGALATSSCANPMAITQAGRSAATGRRTEETARTWRCDDRRHTTYWISRWPQLGGSGAGLPQFVALLTSLPALATNFSLTMTPAARHEITLTGHVRVTGRSDEELVTARRGLEQTARGVKAGLVRLDREQVPGLLASLPLGGTR from the coding sequence ATGGCCACTGCTGTGAGGCCGCGGGCCGGGGCGCCCGCACCCGCGCGCGCCGGAGTGACGCCTTATCCGAAGTCCAGCCCGGGCCGGTTCGGGCCGTTCCGATTGCAACAACTCGTACTCCTCCAAGTCGCCGCGGCCGCACTGCTGGTGGCCTGGGTGGTGGAACCGCTGCTGCTCGTTCCCGCCGGCGTACTGGCCCTGGTCCTCGTGGTCCTCGCGGTCGTACGCAGGCACCGGCGCTCGCTGCCCGAGTGGATCGGCGGCGCCCTCGCCCTGCGCACGCGCCGCCGACGGGCCGCCGCGACCGCCGTGCCGGCGGGCACCGAGCCGGGGCTGGCCCCGCTCGTCGAGGCCGATCCGGCGCTGCGCACCCTCACGTTCAGCGAGCGCGAGCGGGACCGCGGCCGGGACCGGCGGCCCGTCGGAATGGTCGGCGACGGCACCTTCCTGACCGCGGTCGTCCAGGTGGACATGGACGCCACCGCGCTGCGGCCCGACCGGGCGGCGCGGCCGCTGCCGCTGGCCCTCGTACGGGACGTTCTCGAAGTGGACGGCATCCGGCTGGAGTCCGCGCAGCTGGTGCAGCACACGCAGCCGGCGCCGGCCCCGCACCTGCCGGCCCAGTCGATGGCCACGCGCAACTACGCCCCGCTCCAGTCCATGACGGGAAGCCCGGCGGTGCGGATCACGTGGATCGCGCTCAAGCTGGATCCGGAGCTGTGCCCCGAGGCGGTCACCGCGCGCGGTGGCGGGCTGATCGGCACCCAGCGGTGTCTGGTGCGGGTCGCGGACCAGTTGGCGAGCCGGCTGGCGGGCGCCGGGTTCACGGCGACCGTACTGACCGAGCAGGAGCTGACGGGCGCGCTGGCCACCTCCTCCTGCGCGAACCCGATGGCGATCACCCAGGCGGGACGGTCGGCGGCCACGGGCCGGCGCACCGAGGAGACCGCGCGGACCTGGCGCTGCGACGACCGCCGCCACACCACCTACTGGATCAGCCGCTGGCCCCAACTGGGCGGCTCCGGCGCGGGGCTGCCGCAGTTCGTGGCCCTGCTGACCTCGCTGCCCGCGCTGGCGACGAACTTCAGCCTGACGATGACCCCCGCCGCGCGGCACGAGATCACGCTGACCGGGCACGTCCGGGTCACCGGGCGCAGTGACGAGGAACTGGTCACCGCCCGGCGCGGATTGGAACAGACGGCCCGGGGCGTCAAGGCCGGGCTGGTGCGGCTGGACCGGGAACAGGTGCCGGGGCTGCTGGCCTCGCTGCCGCTGGGAGGGACACGATGA
- the eccB gene encoding type VII secretion protein EccB: MASRRDELNAYTFAKRRTVAAFLQPSATGTEEGAPRPLRAVLPGVVTAAVVLAAFGAWGMFKPTAPKGWDAPGAQVIVGKQSTTRYIVLSTKVDGKDQIRLHPVLNLASARLLLDPNKAKVVQVDDKVLDAGKVPRGPIIGIPYAPDRLPAPAEAAKAKRWAVCQQPGGNGKGVQTATFVLADREAKLMDDGRRLSDTQALYVQSTGAVKARFLVDAAGTKYKFPEGTADANTMTNALVGGSAVPQPVTDEWLATLNSGDDLSFPALPAGKSGTPAGVKGLASADDKVGMVIKAVTGSGAQHYLVVPGKVVPVSDFVAWLMISSPATDGLDMHGKAHEVDLQSINPDPVPFKGDAKWPQKKTDRINEVPAAGATAPDTARDTACSVLRSVDGQGNQTVSTWAGTGFPVDITASGTSAYVTPGTGLLYTQAQGRQTTAGGALFLVTDTGLRYAVQANGDSDAAQPSPGASGASPSPGASAAPGTGGQTTSDGRPAPSQAQARLGYGGVVPVTVPIAWSEFLSKGPRLDSNAARQPQGS; encoded by the coding sequence ATGGCATCACGACGTGACGAGCTCAACGCGTACACCTTTGCGAAGCGACGCACGGTGGCCGCGTTCCTTCAGCCTTCCGCGACGGGCACCGAAGAGGGCGCGCCGCGGCCGCTGCGCGCCGTCCTGCCCGGTGTGGTGACGGCGGCGGTCGTGCTCGCGGCCTTCGGGGCCTGGGGCATGTTCAAGCCGACGGCCCCCAAGGGCTGGGACGCCCCCGGCGCCCAGGTGATCGTCGGAAAGCAGTCGACGACCCGCTACATCGTCCTGTCGACCAAGGTCGACGGCAAGGACCAGATCCGGCTGCACCCCGTCCTGAACCTCGCCTCCGCCCGGCTCCTGCTCGACCCGAACAAGGCCAAGGTCGTCCAGGTCGACGACAAGGTGCTGGACGCGGGCAAGGTGCCGCGCGGCCCCATCATCGGCATCCCGTACGCCCCGGACCGGCTGCCCGCCCCCGCGGAGGCCGCGAAGGCCAAGCGCTGGGCGGTGTGCCAGCAGCCGGGCGGCAACGGCAAGGGCGTGCAGACCGCCACCTTCGTCCTGGCCGACCGCGAGGCGAAGCTGATGGACGACGGGCGCCGGCTCTCCGACACCCAGGCGCTGTACGTCCAGAGCACCGGAGCGGTCAAGGCCCGCTTCCTGGTCGACGCGGCGGGCACGAAGTACAAGTTCCCCGAGGGCACCGCGGACGCGAACACCATGACCAACGCCCTGGTCGGAGGCAGCGCCGTCCCGCAGCCGGTCACCGACGAGTGGCTGGCCACCCTCAACTCCGGCGACGACCTGTCCTTCCCGGCACTGCCCGCCGGCAAGTCCGGAACCCCCGCCGGGGTCAAGGGCCTGGCCAGCGCCGACGACAAGGTCGGCATGGTGATCAAGGCGGTGACCGGCTCCGGCGCGCAGCACTACCTGGTGGTGCCCGGCAAGGTGGTCCCCGTCTCCGACTTCGTCGCCTGGCTGATGATCTCCTCGCCCGCGACCGACGGGCTCGACATGCACGGCAAGGCCCACGAGGTGGACCTCCAGTCCATCAACCCGGATCCCGTCCCCTTCAAGGGCGACGCGAAGTGGCCGCAGAAGAAGACGGACCGGATCAACGAGGTCCCCGCCGCCGGCGCCACGGCCCCCGACACCGCCCGCGACACGGCGTGCAGCGTCCTGCGCTCGGTCGACGGCCAGGGCAACCAGACGGTGAGCACCTGGGCGGGCACCGGCTTCCCCGTGGACATCACCGCCAGCGGTACGAGCGCCTACGTCACCCCGGGCACGGGCCTGCTCTACACCCAGGCGCAGGGCCGCCAGACCACCGCGGGCGGCGCGCTCTTCCTGGTCACCGACACCGGACTGCGGTACGCGGTCCAGGCCAACGGCGACAGCGACGCCGCCCAGCCCTCGCCCGGAGCGAGCGGAGCGAGCCCGTCGCCCGGAGCCTCCGCGGCCCCCGGCACGGGCGGGCAGACCACCTCCGACGGCCGCCCCGCGCCCAGCCAGGCCCAGGCCCGGCTCGGCTACGGGGGCGTGGTCCCGGTGACGGTGCCCATCGCCTGGTCGGAGTTCCTCTCCAAGGGGCCGCGCCTCGACAGCAACGCCGCCCGCCAGCCGCAGGGCTCGTGA
- the mycP gene encoding type VII secretion-associated serine protease mycosin produces the protein MGGATKRAPEPARKSARTAPEPARGPVPKPAVAALLAAAALALAAAPPQSSYGAAREAPYPLGLDGAGECTFPMKRQIEDRPWALQRLLLDELWADTKGRTKDGKSVRVAVIDTGVDRVNPQLSGALDIGAGRDFLDPKGDGTTDTVGHGTKVAGLIAGRAQPGTGFVGIAPEATIIPVRQNDGQGAGNAGTLADAIKHAVEKGAQIINISQDTDVPLSQDSALGQAVKKAIESNVVVIASAGNDGLSGQKRPTYPAAFPGVLAVGSSDRNNERAAFSQPGSFIGIAAPGVDMVSTVPGFGQCVDNGTSFSAPYVAGVAALVRAKHPQWSAQEVVWQLQNTAERSVNGHDDYVGWGVVDPVRALSQDHETPKAPVPDAGPPPAVAPEPVAMPTSETARERDERIGTYALGIGGVLITVIAGAATVVRDARNRRRRLQ, from the coding sequence ATGGGCGGCGCCACGAAGCGGGCCCCGGAGCCCGCGCGCAAGTCCGCCCGCACCGCACCGGAGCCCGCGCGCGGGCCCGTACCGAAGCCCGCCGTCGCGGCCCTGCTCGCCGCGGCCGCCCTCGCGCTGGCGGCCGCGCCGCCGCAGTCCTCGTACGGGGCCGCGCGCGAGGCCCCGTACCCGCTGGGCCTGGACGGTGCCGGCGAGTGCACCTTCCCCATGAAGAGGCAGATCGAGGACCGCCCCTGGGCGCTCCAGCGGCTGCTGCTCGACGAGCTCTGGGCGGACACCAAGGGCCGTACCAAGGACGGCAAGAGCGTGCGGGTCGCCGTCATCGACACCGGGGTCGACCGGGTGAACCCGCAGCTCAGCGGCGCCCTCGACATCGGCGCCGGCCGGGACTTCCTCGACCCCAAGGGCGACGGCACCACCGATACCGTCGGGCACGGAACCAAGGTCGCGGGGCTGATCGCGGGCCGCGCGCAGCCCGGTACCGGCTTCGTCGGCATCGCCCCCGAGGCCACGATCATCCCGGTGCGGCAGAACGACGGGCAGGGCGCCGGGAACGCGGGGACCCTGGCCGACGCCATCAAGCACGCCGTGGAAAAGGGCGCGCAGATCATCAACATCTCGCAGGACACCGACGTACCGCTCAGCCAGGACTCCGCCCTCGGCCAGGCGGTGAAGAAGGCCATCGAGTCGAACGTCGTCGTCATCGCCTCGGCGGGCAACGACGGCCTGAGCGGCCAGAAGCGCCCCACCTACCCGGCGGCCTTCCCCGGGGTCCTGGCCGTGGGCTCCTCGGACCGCAACAACGAGCGGGCCGCCTTCTCCCAGCCCGGCTCCTTCATCGGGATCGCGGCCCCCGGCGTGGACATGGTCTCCACCGTCCCCGGCTTCGGCCAGTGCGTGGACAACGGCACCAGTTTCTCCGCGCCCTACGTGGCCGGGGTGGCGGCCCTGGTGCGCGCCAAGCACCCGCAGTGGTCCGCGCAGGAGGTGGTCTGGCAGCTCCAGAACACCGCCGAGCGCTCCGTCAACGGCCACGACGACTACGTGGGCTGGGGCGTCGTCGACCCGGTCCGCGCGCTGAGCCAGGACCACGAGACGCCCAAGGCGCCCGTACCGGACGCGGGTCCGCCCCCCGCGGTGGCCCCGGAACCGGTGGCGATGCCCACGAGCGAGACGGCCCGCGAGCGCGACGAGCGCATCGGCACTTACGCTCTGGGGATCGGCGGCGTACTGATCACGGTGATCGCCGGAGCGGCGACCGTCGTCCGGGATGCCCGGAACCGAAGGCGCCGTTTGCAGTGA
- a CDS encoding WXG100 family type VII secretion target, with the protein MTNNFGLADDPVKQAMNKISETAESVTRQSRELADILATVSAGWTGTGASGFTSAQTVVNEDHDEIRRLLGVLHNAVSQTKNLSNAQDDDVVSAFQAVKAASGGGGNTSALNGI; encoded by the coding sequence ATGACCAATAATTTCGGACTCGCTGATGACCCGGTCAAGCAAGCGATGAACAAGATTTCGGAGACCGCCGAGAGCGTCACCCGGCAGTCCCGAGAGCTCGCCGACATCCTCGCCACCGTCAGCGCCGGCTGGACCGGTACGGGTGCGTCGGGGTTCACCTCCGCGCAGACGGTCGTCAACGAGGACCACGACGAGATCCGCCGGCTGCTCGGCGTCCTGCACAACGCCGTCTCGCAGACCAAGAACCTGAGCAACGCGCAGGACGACGACGTGGTTTCGGCGTTCCAGGCGGTCAAGGCCGCCAGCGGTGGCGGTGGCAACACCTCCGCCCTCAACGGAATCTGA
- a CDS encoding WXG100 family type VII secretion target: protein MTANDGHTKVRYESVQVMADRIRIVSDNIKKDLDEMGAALTVVTDTWDGEAHTQYIELQRKYNGKADHMRATLRQVADLIERGKNDYRATDVKASRLFTEAY from the coding sequence ATGACAGCGAACGACGGGCACACCAAGGTCCGGTATGAGAGCGTCCAGGTGATGGCGGACCGCATCCGCATCGTCTCGGACAACATCAAGAAGGACCTCGACGAGATGGGCGCCGCCCTGACCGTCGTCACCGACACCTGGGACGGCGAGGCGCACACCCAGTACATCGAGCTGCAGCGCAAGTACAACGGCAAGGCCGACCACATGCGCGCCACGCTGCGCCAGGTCGCCGACCTCATCGAGCGCGGCAAGAACGACTACCGCGCCACCGACGTGAAGGCCTCGCGCCTGTTCACCGAGGCCTACTGA
- a CDS encoding DUF397 domain-containing protein, protein MGTQQEKDELYALDISGVEWEGPPGTHPDEERVEIARLPEGAVAMRSSLDRDTVLRYTKAEWEAFVLGARDGEFDLDRGPR, encoded by the coding sequence ATGGGCACTCAGCAGGAGAAGGACGAGCTCTACGCGCTCGACATCAGCGGTGTCGAGTGGGAGGGCCCGCCCGGGACCCATCCGGACGAGGAGCGCGTCGAGATCGCCCGGCTGCCCGAGGGGGCGGTGGCGATGCGGTCCTCGCTGGACCGGGACACCGTGCTGCGCTACACCAAGGCCGAGTGGGAAGCGTTCGTACTCGGCGCCAGGGACGGGGAGTTCGACCTCGACCGGGGCCCGCGCTAG
- the eccCa gene encoding type VII secretion protein EccCa gives MSQIVVKRPPRSLPPEVPSDELRLEPPPELPRGQQEGVLMQLLPMLGMGSSAVFFFMPGAAPMMRIMGVLMMVSTVGMLVAQLMRHRRGTQGQMADTRRDYLKYLAQTRRQVRRTARAQRDAQLYLHPSPEQLWSVVAEGSRLWERRVGDADFGQVRLGLGAQRLATPLVAPDTAPVDELEPLTAGAMQRFLKVHSSLDGLPVAVSLRAFYHVTVSGEPESARGTARALVAQLATLHSPEDLMVAVVAAPGAVPEWDWVKWLPHTQLPGQIDGAGTKRLFGDDLVELEGLLGSRLEGRPRFSREANPVMDQPHVVLVLDSGSRGGLVPPDSVFAAAEGLQGVTVVEVVAGDLDEARGGLSVVVRPGRLRLESGAGVAYEGVPDTLSLPAAEALARQLAPLRTGGGDDDEPLLANLDFTDLLNLGDAAAVDVARTWRPRSAGERLRVPIGVGEDGSPVMLDLKEAAQEGMGPHGLCVGATGSGKSELLRTLVLGLAVTHTSETLNFVLADFKGGATFTGMGQMPHVAAVITNLADDLTLVDRMGDSIRGELQRRQELLRSAGNYANIHDYEKARAAGAPLEPLASLVLVIDEFSELLTAKPDFIDMFIQIGRIGRSLGVHLLLASQRLEEGKLRGLDTYLSYRIGLRTFSAAESRTAIGVPDAYHLPSVPGSGYLKFGTDEMTRFKAAYVSGTYRVGGPDLSVGMFPVERRPVLFTAAPVPVVYAAPDPAYLTARAEEAARGGQDDALADTVLDVIVGRLEGQGVPAHQVWLPPLDQAPPLDQLLPALAPSAERGLHAEGYTRPGGLVVPLGLIDKPFEQRREVLYRDFSGAAGHMMVVGGPQSGKSTLMRTLITSFALTHTPREVQFYGLDFGGGGLSSLSDLPHVGGIASRLDPERVRRTVAEVSGVLRRREEFFRANGIDSIGTYRRRRAAGELPGEPWGDVFLVVDGWGGFRNEYEALDQIVTDIAARGLGYGIHVVITVSRYMEVRAALKDQMLSRLELRLGDVMDSEFDRKVAANVPTGMPGRGQVAEKLHFLSALPRIDGSHSAEDLSEATAAFVAAVKQNWAGQAAPGVRLLPRLLHADQLPKGGEYPERGIAIGIDETELEPVFVDFETDPFLLVFGESESGKTNLLRLIAQRISERYSPDRARLVVGDYRRSLLGALPESHMLEYAPMASSLQMHMEALGGVFARRQPPQDVTPQQLRDRSWWTGPDVFIVIDDFDLVATSQGNPLAQLVEFLPFARDTGVRFIIARSSAGASRALYEPFMQRIKELGAQGVVLSGDPSEGDLVGNARPRPMPPGRASFVSRKRGTSLIQLGRMQGH, from the coding sequence GTGAGCCAGATCGTCGTCAAACGTCCGCCCCGGTCCCTGCCGCCCGAAGTTCCTTCGGACGAACTGCGGCTGGAGCCCCCGCCGGAGCTTCCGCGCGGGCAGCAGGAGGGCGTGCTGATGCAGCTCCTCCCGATGCTCGGGATGGGCTCGTCCGCCGTGTTCTTCTTCATGCCGGGTGCGGCTCCCATGATGCGCATCATGGGCGTGCTGATGATGGTGTCGACGGTGGGCATGCTCGTCGCCCAGCTGATGCGCCACCGACGCGGTACGCAGGGGCAAATGGCCGATACGCGTCGGGACTACCTCAAATACCTGGCTCAAACCCGTCGTCAGGTCCGCAGGACCGCGCGGGCGCAGCGCGACGCGCAGCTGTACCTGCACCCGTCGCCCGAGCAGTTGTGGTCGGTGGTGGCCGAGGGTTCGCGCCTGTGGGAGCGGCGGGTCGGCGACGCGGACTTCGGGCAGGTGCGGCTGGGGCTGGGCGCGCAGCGGCTGGCGACTCCGCTGGTGGCTCCGGACACGGCTCCGGTGGACGAGCTGGAGCCGCTGACGGCGGGCGCGATGCAGCGCTTCCTGAAGGTGCACTCCTCGCTGGACGGGCTGCCGGTGGCGGTGTCGCTGCGGGCGTTCTACCACGTGACGGTGTCCGGGGAGCCGGAGTCGGCGCGGGGTACCGCGCGGGCGCTGGTGGCGCAACTGGCGACGCTGCACTCCCCCGAGGACCTGATGGTGGCGGTGGTGGCCGCGCCGGGCGCGGTGCCGGAGTGGGACTGGGTGAAGTGGCTGCCGCACACCCAGCTGCCGGGCCAGATCGACGGGGCCGGTACGAAGCGGCTGTTCGGCGACGACCTGGTCGAGCTGGAGGGGCTGCTGGGCTCCCGGCTGGAGGGGCGGCCCCGGTTCAGCCGGGAGGCGAACCCGGTGATGGACCAGCCCCACGTGGTCCTCGTGCTGGATTCCGGTTCCCGGGGCGGTCTGGTGCCGCCGGACTCGGTGTTCGCGGCGGCCGAGGGGCTGCAGGGCGTCACCGTGGTCGAGGTGGTGGCGGGCGATCTGGACGAGGCGCGCGGCGGCCTGTCGGTCGTGGTGCGGCCGGGCCGGCTGCGCCTGGAGTCGGGCGCGGGCGTGGCCTACGAGGGCGTGCCCGACACCCTGTCGCTGCCGGCGGCCGAGGCGCTGGCCCGCCAGCTGGCGCCGCTGCGCACGGGTGGCGGGGACGACGACGAACCGCTGCTGGCCAATCTGGACTTCACCGACCTGCTGAACCTGGGCGACGCCGCCGCCGTGGACGTGGCCCGGACCTGGCGGCCGCGTTCGGCCGGTGAGCGGTTGCGCGTGCCGATCGGGGTCGGCGAGGACGGCTCCCCGGTGATGCTGGACCTGAAGGAGGCCGCGCAGGAGGGCATGGGCCCGCACGGGCTGTGCGTGGGCGCGACCGGTTCGGGCAAGTCGGAGCTGCTGCGCACGCTGGTGCTGGGGCTGGCGGTCACGCACACCTCGGAGACGCTGAACTTCGTACTCGCCGACTTCAAGGGCGGTGCGACCTTCACCGGGATGGGGCAGATGCCGCACGTCGCGGCGGTCATCACCAACCTGGCGGACGACCTGACGCTCGTGGACCGCATGGGCGACTCGATCCGCGGCGAGCTGCAGCGCCGCCAGGAGCTGCTGCGCTCGGCGGGCAACTACGCCAACATCCACGACTACGAGAAGGCCCGTGCGGCCGGCGCCCCGCTGGAGCCGCTGGCCTCGCTGGTGCTGGTGATCGACGAGTTCTCCGAACTGCTGACGGCCAAGCCCGACTTCATCGACATGTTCATCCAGATCGGCCGCATCGGCCGGTCGCTGGGCGTGCACCTGCTGCTGGCCTCGCAGCGTCTGGAGGAGGGCAAGCTGCGCGGTCTGGACACGTACCTGTCGTACCGGATCGGTCTGCGGACCTTCTCGGCGGCGGAGTCGCGGACCGCGATCGGCGTGCCGGACGCCTATCACCTGCCGTCGGTGCCCGGTTCGGGCTACCTGAAGTTCGGTACGGACGAGATGACGCGCTTCAAGGCCGCGTACGTCTCGGGCACCTACCGGGTGGGCGGGCCCGACCTGTCGGTCGGGATGTTCCCCGTGGAGCGGCGGCCTGTGCTGTTCACGGCGGCTCCGGTGCCGGTCGTGTACGCGGCCCCGGACCCGGCCTACCTGACGGCGCGGGCGGAGGAGGCCGCGCGGGGCGGGCAGGACGACGCGCTGGCGGACACGGTGCTGGACGTGATCGTGGGACGGCTGGAGGGGCAGGGGGTGCCGGCGCACCAGGTGTGGCTGCCGCCGCTCGACCAGGCTCCGCCGCTGGACCAGTTGCTGCCGGCGCTGGCGCCTTCGGCGGAGCGCGGGCTGCACGCGGAGGGGTACACGAGGCCGGGCGGGCTCGTGGTGCCGCTCGGGCTCATCGACAAGCCCTTCGAGCAGCGGCGCGAGGTGCTGTACCGGGACTTCTCGGGTGCGGCGGGCCACATGATGGTGGTGGGCGGCCCGCAGTCGGGCAAGTCCACGCTGATGCGGACGCTGATCACTTCGTTCGCGCTGACGCACACCCCGCGCGAGGTGCAGTTCTACGGGCTGGACTTCGGCGGTGGCGGCCTGTCCTCCCTCTCGGACCTGCCGCACGTGGGCGGGATCGCCTCCCGGCTGGACCCGGAGCGGGTGCGGCGCACCGTCGCGGAGGTCAGCGGCGTGCTGCGGCGGCGCGAGGAGTTCTTCCGCGCGAACGGCATCGACTCGATCGGCACCTACCGGCGCCGGCGGGCGGCCGGCGAGCTGCCCGGCGAGCCCTGGGGCGACGTCTTCCTGGTCGTCGACGGCTGGGGCGGCTTCCGCAACGAGTACGAGGCCCTGGACCAGATCGTCACGGACATCGCGGCCCGGGGCCTGGGCTACGGCATCCACGTCGTGATCACCGTCTCGCGCTACATGGAGGTCCGGGCCGCGCTGAAGGACCAGATGCTCAGCCGGCTGGAGCTGCGCCTCGGTGACGTCATGGACTCGGAATTCGACCGCAAGGTCGCGGCGAACGTCCCGACGGGCATGCCGGGCCGCGGCCAGGTCGCGGAGAAACTGCACTTCCTGAGCGCGCTGCCCCGGATCGACGGTTCGCATTCGGCGGAGGACCTCTCGGAGGCCACCGCCGCCTTCGTGGCGGCCGTCAAGCAGAACTGGGCGGGCCAGGCGGCCCCCGGCGTACGGCTGCTGCCGCGGCTGCTCCACGCCGACCAGCTGCCCAAGGGCGGGGAGTACCCGGAGCGCGGCATCGCGATCGGCATCGACGAGACCGAGCTGGAGCCGGTGTTCGTCGACTTCGAGACCGATCCGTTCCTGCTGGTGTTCGGCGAGAGCGAGTCGGGCAAGACGAACCTGCTGCGGCTCATCGCCCAGCGGATCTCCGAGCGCTACAGCCCGGACCGGGCCCGGCTCGTGGTCGGCGACTACCGGCGCAGCCTGCTCGGGGCGCTGCCGGAGTCTCACATGCTGGAGTACGCGCCGATGGCGAGCTCCCTGCAGATGCACATGGAGGCGCTGGGCGGGGTGTTCGCCCGGCGCCAGCCCCCGCAGGACGTCACCCCGCAGCAGCTGCGCGACCGGAGCTGGTGGACGGGTCCGGACGTGTTCATCGTCATCGACGACTTCGACCTGGTGGCCACGAGCCAGGGCAACCCGCTGGCCCAGCTGGTGGAGTTCCTGCCGTTCGCCCGGGACACGGGCGTCCGCTTCATCATCGCGCGCAGCTCGGCGGGTGCCTCGCGGGCGCTGTACGAGCCGTTCATGCAGCGGATCAAGGAGCTGGGTGCGCAGGGCGTGGTGCTGTCCGGCGATCCCTCCGAGGGCGACCTGGTCGGCAATGCCCGGCCGCGTCCGATGCCGCCGGGCAGGGCCTCGTTCGTCTCGCGCAAGCGCGGGACCTCGCTGATCCAGCTCGGGCGGATGCAGGGGCACTAG
- the eccD gene encoding type VII secretion integral membrane protein EccD → MNTAEATGFRRVTVVAPDSRIDVALPEDIAVADIYPELLRLTGQTQPVGAPTGFHLVLRSGTVLDGARTLAAQQVLDGEVLSLRPFAESLPPAVFDDVSDAVASAVVRDRHRWSDDMLRGAGLAGAALLFVLLGFVLWYADPVLHDMHGLPGIIAGSVGVLLTAAAGVRARVYRDRGSAVALGLAAVPHLLLAGVGIVAPAAGHGPGRLQFLLGCVCVLVASVALVALTPDGDAPFVAATFLAATGTLATFAAITADAGATSAAAVCAPVAVGLVAFLPGLSARFARLPIGYAAPQSAVAEYETPDRYETEPHGERAGTDQHDPGAPLDAEAIAAQARRGHEMLLGLVGGCAAVAVGSAAVLGFSDNTWARLLALTTGLAMLLRARLFRYTSQVACTLVAGFAALGLLILGLAMHPPLDLLVELDRYGDHSGLDLRTTWLSAAVTAGAALLAGIALVIPRKGLSPFWGRLLDLTEAAVLLSLVPLTLAALDVYARVRSLTS, encoded by the coding sequence GTGAACACCGCCGAGGCGACCGGCTTCCGCAGGGTCACCGTCGTGGCCCCCGACAGCCGCATCGACGTAGCCCTCCCCGAGGACATCGCCGTCGCCGACATCTATCCCGAGCTGCTGCGCCTCACCGGCCAGACCCAGCCCGTAGGCGCACCCACCGGCTTCCACCTGGTCCTGCGGTCCGGCACCGTCCTCGACGGCGCCCGCACCCTCGCGGCCCAGCAGGTCCTCGACGGCGAGGTGCTCAGCCTGCGCCCCTTCGCCGAGTCCCTGCCGCCCGCCGTCTTCGACGACGTCTCCGACGCCGTCGCCTCCGCGGTGGTCCGCGACCGCCACCGCTGGAGCGACGACATGCTGCGCGGCGCGGGCCTGGCCGGCGCCGCCCTGCTCTTCGTGCTCCTCGGCTTCGTCCTCTGGTACGCCGACCCGGTCCTGCACGACATGCACGGGCTGCCCGGGATCATCGCCGGCTCCGTCGGCGTGCTCCTGACCGCCGCCGCCGGAGTCCGCGCCCGGGTCTACCGCGACCGCGGCTCCGCCGTCGCCCTCGGCCTCGCGGCCGTGCCCCACCTGCTGCTCGCCGGGGTCGGCATCGTCGCCCCCGCCGCGGGCCACGGCCCCGGCCGGCTCCAGTTTCTCCTCGGCTGCGTGTGCGTGCTCGTCGCCTCCGTCGCCCTCGTCGCGCTCACCCCCGACGGCGACGCCCCCTTCGTCGCGGCCACCTTCCTCGCCGCCACCGGGACCCTGGCCACCTTCGCCGCCATCACCGCCGACGCCGGCGCGACCTCCGCCGCGGCCGTCTGCGCCCCCGTAGCCGTCGGCCTCGTCGCCTTCCTCCCGGGCCTCTCCGCCCGCTTCGCCCGGCTCCCGATCGGCTACGCGGCCCCGCAGAGCGCCGTGGCCGAGTACGAGACCCCGGACCGCTACGAGACCGAGCCCCACGGCGAGCGCGCCGGCACCGACCAGCACGACCCCGGGGCCCCGCTCGACGCCGAGGCCATCGCCGCCCAGGCCCGCCGCGGCCACGAGATGCTCCTGGGCCTCGTCGGCGGCTGCGCCGCGGTCGCCGTAGGCTCCGCCGCCGTCCTCGGCTTCTCCGACAACACCTGGGCCCGGCTCCTGGCCCTGACCACCGGGCTCGCCATGCTGCTGCGCGCCCGCCTCTTCCGCTACACCTCCCAGGTCGCCTGCACCCTGGTGGCCGGCTTCGCCGCCCTCGGCCTGCTGATCCTGGGCCTGGCGATGCACCCGCCGCTGGACCTCCTGGTGGAGCTCGACCGCTACGGAGACCACAGCGGCCTCGACCTGCGTACGACCTGGCTCTCCGCGGCCGTGACCGCCGGCGCGGCCCTCCTCGCCGGAATTGCGCTGGTCATTCCCCGCAAGGGTCTGTCACCCTTCTGGGGGCGGCTGCTCGACCTCACCGAGGCGGCGGTCCTGCTCAGCCTGGTCCCGCTGACCCTGGCCGCGCTCGACGTCTACGCCCGGGTCCGGTCTCTCACCAGCTGA